In Cucurbita pepo subsp. pepo cultivar mu-cu-16 chromosome LG04, ASM280686v2, whole genome shotgun sequence, the following are encoded in one genomic region:
- the LOC111793307 gene encoding 60S ribosomal protein L7-2-like: protein MSSEGVKGGPVVPESVLKKRKRNEEWALAEKKGLEAAKKKNAENRKLIFNRAKLYAKEYDEQQKELVRLKREARLKGGFYVDPEAKLLFIIRIRGINAIDPKTKKILQLLRLRQIFNGVFLKVNKATLNMLHRVEPYVTYGYPNLKSVKELIYKRGFGKLNKRRTPLTDNSIIEQALGKFGIICAEDLIHEILTVGPHFKEANNFLWPFKLKAPLGGLKKKRNHYVEGGDAGNRENYINELIRRMN, encoded by the exons ATGAGTAGCGAAGGAGTCAAGGGAGGCCCGGTTGTTCCGGAGTCCGTGTTGAAGAAGCGCAAGAGGAACGAGGAATGGGCTCTGGCTGAGAAGAAAGGTCTAGAGGcggcgaagaagaagaatgctGAGAACCGGAAGTTGATCTTTAACAGGGCTAAACTCTATGCAAAGGAATATGATGAGCAGCAGAAAGAGTTGGTTCGCTTGAAGCGCGAGGCTAGACTCAAGGGAGGATTTTACGTAGATCCTGAGGCCAAACTTCTGTTTATCATCAGGATCCGAGG tATCAATGCTATTGACCCCAAGACCAAGAAGATTCTTCAGCTTCTGCGTTTGAGACAG ATTTTCAATGGTGTCTTTTTGAAAGTGAACAAGGCAACATTGAACATGTTGCACAGAGTGGAGCCTTATGTCACTTATGG CTATCCAAATTTGAAGAGCGTGAAAGAACTGATTTACAAGAGAGGCTTTGGAAAACTCAACAAGCGAAGAACTCCTTTGACTGACAACTCCATCATCGAGCAG GCTCTTGGCAAGTTCGGAATTATTTGTGCAGAAGACCTCATCCACGAGATTTTGACAGTGGGACCCCATTTCAAGGAGGCCAACAATTTCCTCTGGCCATTCAAACTGAAAGCTCCCCTTGGtggtttgaagaagaagagaaatcaTTATGTTGAAGGAGGTGACGCTGGAAACCGTGAAAACTACATCAATGAACTCATCAGAAGGATGAATTAA
- the LOC111794066 gene encoding oligosaccharyltransferase complex subunit ostc-like, translating to MPPKSESSSQITSAAASADASFSSIDPIFHILRILPFSFLRPPRLRLKLPTLTLPSPMTVYALVLLTYFMVISGFVYDVIVEPPGIGSTQDPTTGSVRPVVFLPGRVNGQYIIEGLSSGFMFVLGGLGIVLMDLALDRNRAKSVKVSYASAGISSVVIAYVMSMLFIRIKIPAYLR from the coding sequence ATGCCTCCCAAATCGGAATCCTCCAGTCAGATCACTTCCGCCGCCGCATCGGCagatgcttcgttctcctccatCGACCCCATTTTCCACATCCTTCGTATTCtcccattttctttcctcCGTCCGCCGCGCCTCCGTCTCAAGCTTCCGACCTTGACCCTCCCCTCTCCGATGACCGTCTACGCCCTTGTCCTTCTCACTTACTTCATGGTCATCTCTGGCTTCGTTTACGATGTCATCGTTGAGCCTCCTGGCATCGGATCCACCCAGGACCCGACGACTGGATCCGTCCGACCCGTGGTTTTTCTTCCGGGTCGCGTCAATGGGCAGTACATCATCGAGGGACTCTCTTCTGGGTTCATGTTCGTACTGGGTGGACTCGGAATTGTGCTCATGGACCTTGCTCTTGATCGGAATCGCGCCAAAAGCGTCAAGGTTTCGTATGCATCTGCTGGGATTTCTTCTGTTGTTATTGCGTATGTTATGAGTATGCTGTTCATTCGTATTAAGATCCCCGCATACCTTCGTTGA
- the LOC111794065 gene encoding plant intracellular Ras-group-related LRR protein 6-like has translation MMYEPGHHFQAQKKPQQLNRWRSSKNNSEDCDEALPMVDLDLSGLSLESLPNPTLNLASISHLDLSNNNLQVIPESLTARLLNLVSFDVHSNQLKSLPNSIGCLSKLKILNVSGNLIVSLPSTIENCRSLEELHANFNQLTRLPDTIGFELTNLKKLAVNSNKLDFLPHSLSHLTSLRVLDTHLNCLRSLPDDLENLINLQVLNVSQNFQYLQALPYSIGLLISLVELDVSYNKITSLPDSIGCLKNLKKLNVEGNPLASPPPEVIEQGLDAVRMYLSDKMNGVHKGSHKKRSWVGKLVKYGTFNSRGNGVSREEKEGFIMPEYRSIDGLASPRYMGMFSPRRLFSPRHTFSK, from the exons ATGATGTACGAACCAGGGCACCATTTTCAGGCCCAGAAGAAGCCGCAGCAGCTAAACAGATGGCGCTCATCCAAGAACAATAGCGAAGACTGCGATGAAGCTCTGCCCAtggtggatttggatttgagtGGCTTATCTCTTGAATCTCTCCCAAATCCAACCCTCAATCTCGCTTCGATTTCCCATCTCGATCTCTCTAACAACAATCTTCAG GTAATTCCTGAATCGTTGACGGCTCGGTTGTTGAATTTGGTGTCGTTTGATGTGCATTCGAATCAACTTAAGTCTCTTCCGAATTCTATTGGGTGTCTCTCGAAACTCAAGATTCTTAATGTCTCTGGTAACCTCATCGTTTCTCTACCTTCTACGATCGAAAATTGCAG GTCATTGGAAGAGTTGCATGCCAACTTCAACCAGCTTACCAGGCTTCCAGACACCATAGGCTTTGAGTTGACCAATCTCAAGAAGTTAGCAGTCAACTCTAACAAGCTTGATTTCCTCCCCCACTCGCTCTCCCATTTGACCTCCCTTCGCGTGCTTGACACGCACCTCAACTGCCTCCGGTCACTCCCTGACGACCTGGAGAATCTCATCAACCTCCAAGTCTTGAACGTAAGCCAAAACTTCCAATACCTCCAAGCCCTCCCCTACTCCATTGGGCTCCTCATCTCCTTGGTCGAGCTCGACGTTAGCTACAACAAGATCACCTCCCTCCCAGACTCCATTGGCTGCCTCAAGAATCTCAAGAAGCTCAATGTTGAAGGCAACCCTCTAGCATCGCCCCCGCCCGAGGTGATCGAGCAAGGGTTAGACGCGGTGAGGATGTACTTGAGCGACAAGATGAATGGAGTGCATAAAGGGTCGCATAAGAAGAGGTCATGGGTGGGGAAATTGGTGAAGTATGGAACTTTCAACAGCAGAGGGAATGGGGTGAGCCGAGAGGAGAAAGAGGGGTTCATCATGCCAGAGTATCGATCCATCGACGGCCTGGCGTCACCGAGATACATGGGAATGTTCTCGCCACGCCGTCTGTTCTCGCCCCGGCATACTTTCTCGAAGTGA
- the LOC111792151 gene encoding nucleotide-sugar uncharacterized transporter 1, translated as MFKFLFKKDVRKILKRKDSDAGQRGKSLEDLRGSLFSKFRSPEGAKRQQQRSCGPAVALTFNFFVAVSIIFMNKLVLKTVGFTFPIFLSFIHYFISWILMAIFNFFAILPASPLSKTTRSSTLLTLGLVMSLSTGLANVSLKYNSVGFYQMAKIAVTPSIVLAEFILYGKKVSFFKVLALVVVSVGVAVATVTDLQFDLFGACIALAWIIPSAVNKILWSSLQQQENWTAMALMWKTTPITLCGFIALIPFLDPPGVLTFNWSFNNTMAILLSAILGFLLQWSGALALGATSAVSHVVLGQFKTCVILLGNYYLFNADPGKTSICGAFTAIMGMSVYTYLNLRQQQSKTSKQASSFPKSKLSKENGSTHDEKLGEESV; from the exons atgttcaaattcttgttcAAAAAGGATGTTCGCAAGATTCTCAAGCGCAAGGATAGCGATGCCGGCCAAAGGG GAAAATCGTTGGAGGATTTGCGAGGATCGTTATTTAGCAAATTTCGGTCGCCCGAAGGTGCCAAACGTCAGCAGCAACGTTCTTGTGGTCCTGCTGTTGCTCTTAccttcaatttctttgttgCAGTTAGTATTATCTTCATGAATAAATTG GTGCTTAAAACTGTTGGCTTTACATTTCCTATATTTCTCAGTTTCATTCACTATTTCATCAGCTGGATATTGATGgctattttcaactttttcgCTATCCTTCCTGCATCTCCGCTATCGAAGACGACTCGTTCGTCGACTTTGCTTACTCTTGGTTTAGTTATGTCGCTATCTACGGGGCTTGCGAACGTGAGCTTGAAGTATAATAG TGTGGGGTTTTATCAGATGGCAAAGATTGCTGTAACTCCATCCATTGTATTGGCAGAGTTTATATTATATGGAAAGAAAGTTTCTTTCTTCAAG GTCCTAGCGCTTGTCGTGGTGTCTGTTGGTGTCGCTGTGGCTACGGTGACTGATCTGCAGTTCGATCTCTTCGGTGCTTGTATTGCATTGGCATGGATCATTCCTAGCGCGGTTAATAAGATTCTTTGGTCCAGTCTGCAACAGCAGGAGAACTGGACAGCCATGGC GTTGATGTGGAAGACAACACCTATTACATTGTGTGGTTTTATTGCTTTAATACCTTTCTTAGACCCGCCTGGTGTTCTAACTTTCAACTGGAGCTTCAATAATACAATGGCTATTCTGCTGTCAGCAATTctagggttcttgcttcagtGGTCTGGTGCCTTGGCACTCGG GGCTACCTCTGCTGTCAGCCACGTCGTACTCGGGCAGTTTAAAACCTGTGTAATCCTTCTCGGAAACTACTATCTCTTCAACGCCGATCCAGGCAAAACCAGTATATGTGGCGCGTTCACAGCTATAATGGGCATGTCAGTTTATACCTACCTGAACTTGAGACAGCAACAAtccaaaacatcaaaacaagCCTCCTCTTTCCCAAAATCTAAACTTagcaaagaaaatggaagtaCTCATGATGAGAAGTTAGGGGAGGAGTCTGTTTGA
- the LOC111793814 gene encoding auxin efflux carrier component 2, with product MITGKDIYDVFAAIVPLYVAMILAYGSVKWWKIFTPDQCSGINRFVAVFAVPLLSFHFISSNDPYAMNYQFIAADSLQKIVILFALFLWQSFTKQGTLEWMITLFSLSTLPNTLVMGIPLLKAMYGDFSGNLMVQIVVLQSIIWYTLMLFMFEYRGAKLLITEQFPETAGSITSFRVDSDVVSLNGREQLQADAEIGDDGKLHVVVRRSAASSMVSSFNKSHGLNSLTSMTPRASNLTGVEIYSVQSSREPTPRASSFNQTDFYAMFASKAPSPKHGYTNSFQGEVYSLQSSKGATPRTSNFDEEMLKKKRGGRSMSGELFNGGSMPSYPPPNPMFSGSSSGGQMKKKDQNGSSSCHGAANSTGNNKELHMFVWSSSASPVSEGKHAVNRAATASDFAAVDASKAQQEAIAAKGLQEVIANMSPGRKNRDEESMEEGSKKRLKGNNNGSSYNDFHKKMNIEDGDYEQKNNKQHMPPASVMTRLILIMVWRKLIRNPNTYSSLIGVIWSLVSYRWHIEMPTIIKGSISILSDAGLGMAMFSLGLFMALQPKIIACGKSVATFSMAVRFLTGPAVMAATSIAVGLRGVLLHVAIVQAALPQGIVPFVFAKEYNVHADILSTAVIFGMLIALPITILYYVLLGL from the exons atgatcaCCGGAAAAGACATATACGATGTCTTCGCCGCCATTGTCCCACTGTATGTCGCAATGATCTTAGCTTACGGCTCTGTAAAATGGTGGAAAATCTTCACTCCCGATCAATGCTCCGGTATCAACCGTTTCGTCGCCGTCTTTGCCGTTCCATTACTTTCCTTCCATTTCATCTCCTCCAATGATCCATACGCGATGAATTACCAATTCATCGCAGCAGATTCCCTCCAAAAAATCGTCATCTTATTTGCTCTGTTTCTGTGGCAGAGCTTCACAAAACAGGGGACTCTCGAATGGATGATCACTCTGTTTTCACTCTCCACTCTTCCCAACACTCTCGTTATGGGAATCCCTCTTCTCAAAGCTATGTATGGCGATTTCTCCGGCAATTTAATGGTCCAAATTGTTGTCTTGCAGAGTATAATTTGGTATACTTTAATGCTGTTCATGTTCGAATACAGAGGAGCTAAGCTTCTGATAACAGAGCAGTTCCCTGAAACAGCTGGTTCGATTACATCGTTTCGTGTCGATTCCGATGTGGTTTCGTTGAATGGAAGAGAGCAATTGCAAGCGGATGCTGAGATTGGTGATGATGGGAAGCTTCATGTTGTGGTTAGAAGATCGGCAGCTTCTTCAAtggtttcttcttttaataaatctcATGGTTTGAATTCGTTGACTTCCATGACTCCTAGAGCTTCAAATCTTACGGGGGTTGAGATTTATTCTGTTCAATCATCTAGAGAGCCAACGCCTAGAGCTTCTAGCTTCAACCAGACGGATTTTTACGCCATGTTTGCTAGTAAAGCTCCTAGTCCTAAACATGGCTACACGAACAGTTTtcaag GCGAAGTTTACTCGTTGCAATCATCGAAAGGAGCAACGCCAAGAACGTCGAACTTTGATGAGGagatgttgaagaagaaaaggggagGGAGGAGTATGAGTGGAGAGCTTTTTAATGGTGGATCTATGCCGTCTTATCCGCCGCCGAATCCCATGTTTTCAGGGTCTTCGAGTGGTGgtcaaatgaagaagaaagatcaGAATGGCAGCAGCAGCTGCCATGGAGCTGCGAACTCTACTGGTAACAACAAGGAGCTGCATATGTTTGTTTGGAGTTCAAGTGCTTCCCCTGTCTCGGAGGGTAAACATGCTGTTAATAGAGCCGCCACCGCCTCGGATTTTGCTGCGGTCGACGCTTCTAAAGCTCAACAAGAAGCCATAGCTGCAAAAG GGCTACAAGAGGTGATAGCCAATATGAGCCCAGGAAGGAAGAACAGAGATGAAGAATCCATGGAAGAAGGATCAAAGAAGAGATTGAAAGGGAATAACAATGGATCTTCATACAATGATTTTCATAAGAAGATGAACATAGAAGATGGAGATTATGAACAGAAGAACAATAAACAACACATGCCTCCTGCAAGTGTCATGACTCGCCTCATACTCATCATGGTTTGGAGAAAGCTCATCCGAAATCCCAACACATATTCTAGTCTCATCGGTGTTATTTGGTCCCTCGTTTCATACCGATGGCACATTGAAATGCCTACCATCATCAAAGGATCGATATCAATTCTATCAGATGCTGGCTTGGGAATGGCTATGTTCAGCCTTG GTTTGTTCATGGCATTACAACCAAAGATCATAGCTTGTGGGAAATCAGTGGCAACGTTTTCAATGGCAGTGAGGTTCTTGACAGGCCCAGCTGTGATGGCTGCAACTTCAATTGCAGTTGGTCTGCGTGGCGTTCTTCTTCATGTTGCTATCGTTCAAGCTGCGCTTCCACAAGGGATCGTTCCATTCGTGTTTGCCAAGGAGTACAACGTTCATGCAGATATACTCAGCACGGC GGTCATATTCGGGATGCTGATTGCCTTACCGATAACGATACTATATTACGTGCTTTTGGGACTCTAA